Proteins encoded within one genomic window of Bombus vancouverensis nearcticus chromosome 4, iyBomVanc1_principal, whole genome shotgun sequence:
- the LOC117156609 gene encoding antichymotrypsin-2-like isoform X3 yields MRILIRSIWLVALALITMSKAEKNVEALRSVVEGANQFSSSFFQTVVQDNPGNLITSPLSAGIVLAMAAYGARGNTEAQFRNVLHLPTSQSLATSGYQSLIDNLNNVKDNKLAVANKAFLAASLNLKPSYKDLTEVYFRSASQLVNFAQNKEAANIINSWVEQNTNNLIKELISADMLNDLTKLVLVNAVYFKGQWKDKFDPKLTSDMAFHTSKVEVKNVPTMYRKGNYRYGVLPDLDAKFVVIPYKGDELSMIIILPNEIDGLSDVEKKLQNTSLTNILSQGYEQEIELWLPKFKVESKLQLNDVLKKMGLTDAFTARANFSGIADETLYVSDVIQKAYIEVNEEGSEAAAATAILFVLTSSSQLKPMMRIDRPFFYSIYKSQSEDQNIVTLFNGHVNSP; encoded by the exons TAATAAGAAGTATCTGGTTGGTGGCTCTTGCTCTAATAACAATGTCAAAGGCAGAGAAAAATGTTGAAGCACTGCGTTCCGTTGTGGAAGGTGCAAATCAATTTAGTTCTTCATTTTTCCAG ACTGTGGTACAAGATAATCCTGGCAACCTTATTACGTCTCCTCTAAGTGCAGGTATTGTTCTTGCTATGGCTGCTTATGGAGCTCGTGGAAACACAGAAGCCCAGTTTAGAAATGTACTTCATCTACCAACATCACAGAGTCTTGCCACATCTGGTTATCAGTCACTTATTGATAATCTCAAT AATGTGAAAGACAATAAATTGGCTGTTGCAAATAAAGCCTTCTTAGCAGCAAGTTTAAATTTGAAACCAAGTTATAAAGATTTAACTGAAGTTTACTTCCGCTCTGCTTCTCAATTGGTAAACTTTGCTCAAAATAAGGAAGCtgcaaatattattaatagttGGGTTgaacaaaatacaaataatctcATTAAAGAGCTTATAAGTGCTG ATATGCTAAATGACTTGACTAAATTAGTACTTGTCAATGCAGTATATTTTAAAGGCCAATGGAAAGATAAGTTCGACCCTAAGTTGACTAGCGATATGGCATTTCATACTAGTAAAGTTGAAGTAAAAAATGTTCCCACAATGTATAGGAAAGGTAATTATAGATATGGAGTGCTTCCAGATTTAGATGCTAAATTTgttgtaataccatataag GGTGACGAATTGAGTATGATCATAATTCTTCCGAATGAAATTGATGGTTTGTCTGATGTTgagaaaaaattacaaaatacaagtTTAACGAACATTCTAAGTCAAGGGTATGAGCAGGAAATAGAATTATGGTTACCAAAGTTCAAGGTGGAAAGTAAGCTTCAACTTAATGATGTCTTAaaaaag ATGGGATTGACTGATGCATTTACTGCTCGTGCTAATTTTTCTGGGATTGCTGATGAAACTTTGTATGTCAGTGATGTTATACAAAAGGCATACATTGAAGTAAATGAAGAAGGAAGCGAAGCTGCTGCTGCAACTG CAATACTCTTCGTTCTTACGAGTTCTTCTCAGCTCAAGCCAATGATGAGAATCGACCGACCATTTTTCTACAGTATTTATAAAAGTCAATCAGAAGATCAAAATATCGTAACGTTATTCAATGGACACGTTAATAGtccttaa
- the LOC117156609 gene encoding antichymotrypsin-2-like isoform X2 encodes MRILIRSIWLVALALITMSKAEKNVEALRSVVEGANQFSSSFFQTVVQDNPGNLITSPLSAGIVLAMAAYGARGNTEAQFRNVLHLPTSQSLATSGYQSLIDNLNNVKDNKLAVANKAFLAASLNLKPSYKDLTEVYFRSASQLVNFAQNKEAANIINSWVEQNTNNLIKELISADMLNDLTKLVLVNAVYFKGQWKDKFDPKLTSDMAFHTSKVEVKNVPTMYRKGNYRYGVLPDLDAKFVVIPYKGDELSMIIILPNEIDGLSDVEKKLQNTSLTNILSQGYEQEIELWLPKFKVESKLQLNDVLKKMGLTDAFTARANFSGIADETLYVSDVIQKAYIEVNEEGSEAAAATGLLIMKKMARNIREFKINQPFFYYIIKTMNDEKENDINLPLFCGSVNEPEI; translated from the exons TAATAAGAAGTATCTGGTTGGTGGCTCTTGCTCTAATAACAATGTCAAAGGCAGAGAAAAATGTTGAAGCACTGCGTTCCGTTGTGGAAGGTGCAAATCAATTTAGTTCTTCATTTTTCCAG ACTGTGGTACAAGATAATCCTGGCAACCTTATTACGTCTCCTCTAAGTGCAGGTATTGTTCTTGCTATGGCTGCTTATGGAGCTCGTGGAAACACAGAAGCCCAGTTTAGAAATGTACTTCATCTACCAACATCACAGAGTCTTGCCACATCTGGTTATCAGTCACTTATTGATAATCTCAAT AATGTGAAAGACAATAAATTGGCTGTTGCAAATAAAGCCTTCTTAGCAGCAAGTTTAAATTTGAAACCAAGTTATAAAGATTTAACTGAAGTTTACTTCCGCTCTGCTTCTCAATTGGTAAACTTTGCTCAAAATAAGGAAGCtgcaaatattattaatagttGGGTTgaacaaaatacaaataatctcATTAAAGAGCTTATAAGTGCTG ATATGCTAAATGACTTGACTAAATTAGTACTTGTCAATGCAGTATATTTTAAAGGCCAATGGAAAGATAAGTTCGACCCTAAGTTGACTAGCGATATGGCATTTCATACTAGTAAAGTTGAAGTAAAAAATGTTCCCACAATGTATAGGAAAGGTAATTATAGATATGGAGTGCTTCCAGATTTAGATGCTAAATTTgttgtaataccatataag GGTGACGAATTGAGTATGATCATAATTCTTCCGAATGAAATTGATGGTTTGTCTGATGTTgagaaaaaattacaaaatacaagtTTAACGAACATTCTAAGTCAAGGGTATGAGCAGGAAATAGAATTATGGTTACCAAAGTTCAAGGTGGAAAGTAAGCTTCAACTTAATGATGTCTTAaaaaag ATGGGATTGACTGATGCATTTACTGCTCGTGCTAATTTTTCTGGGATTGCTGATGAAACTTTGTATGTCAGTGATGTTATACAAAAGGCATACATTGAAGTAAATGAAGAAGGAAGCGAAGCTGCTGCTGCAACTG GTTTGCTTATTATGAAGAAAATGGCTCGTAATATAAGGGAGTTCAAAATTAATCAgccattcttttattatatcataaaaaCTATGAACGATGAAAAGGAAAATGATATTAATCTACCATTATTCTGCGGTTCTGTAAACGAACCCGAAATCTAA
- the LOC117156609 gene encoding antichymotrypsin-2-like isoform X5, whose product MRILIRSIWLVALALITMSKAEKNVEALRSVVEGANQFSSSFFQTVVQDNPGNLITSPLSAGIVLAMAAYGARGNTEAQFRNVLHLPTSQSLATSGYQSLIDNLNNVKDNKLAVANKAFLAASLNLKPSYKDLTEVYFRSASQLVNFAQNKEAANIINSWVEQNTNNLIKELISADMLNDLTKLVLVNAVYFKGQWKDKFDPKLTSDMAFHTSKVEVKNVPTMYRKGNYRYGVLPDLDAKFVVIPYKGDELSMIIILPNEIDGLSDVEKKLQNTSLTNILSQGYEQEIELWLPKFKVESKLQLNDVLKKMGLTDAFTARANFSGIADETLYVSDVIQKAYIEVNEEGSEAAAATGLSVRPLSSIWSPPKPIEFHVDRPFLSIVKYDNVILFLMNIVSIS is encoded by the exons TAATAAGAAGTATCTGGTTGGTGGCTCTTGCTCTAATAACAATGTCAAAGGCAGAGAAAAATGTTGAAGCACTGCGTTCCGTTGTGGAAGGTGCAAATCAATTTAGTTCTTCATTTTTCCAG ACTGTGGTACAAGATAATCCTGGCAACCTTATTACGTCTCCTCTAAGTGCAGGTATTGTTCTTGCTATGGCTGCTTATGGAGCTCGTGGAAACACAGAAGCCCAGTTTAGAAATGTACTTCATCTACCAACATCACAGAGTCTTGCCACATCTGGTTATCAGTCACTTATTGATAATCTCAAT AATGTGAAAGACAATAAATTGGCTGTTGCAAATAAAGCCTTCTTAGCAGCAAGTTTAAATTTGAAACCAAGTTATAAAGATTTAACTGAAGTTTACTTCCGCTCTGCTTCTCAATTGGTAAACTTTGCTCAAAATAAGGAAGCtgcaaatattattaatagttGGGTTgaacaaaatacaaataatctcATTAAAGAGCTTATAAGTGCTG ATATGCTAAATGACTTGACTAAATTAGTACTTGTCAATGCAGTATATTTTAAAGGCCAATGGAAAGATAAGTTCGACCCTAAGTTGACTAGCGATATGGCATTTCATACTAGTAAAGTTGAAGTAAAAAATGTTCCCACAATGTATAGGAAAGGTAATTATAGATATGGAGTGCTTCCAGATTTAGATGCTAAATTTgttgtaataccatataag GGTGACGAATTGAGTATGATCATAATTCTTCCGAATGAAATTGATGGTTTGTCTGATGTTgagaaaaaattacaaaatacaagtTTAACGAACATTCTAAGTCAAGGGTATGAGCAGGAAATAGAATTATGGTTACCAAAGTTCAAGGTGGAAAGTAAGCTTCAACTTAATGATGTCTTAaaaaag ATGGGATTGACTGATGCATTTACTGCTCGTGCTAATTTTTCTGGGATTGCTGATGAAACTTTGTATGTCAGTGATGTTATACAAAAGGCATACATTGAAGTAAATGAAGAAGGAAGCGAAGCTGCTGCTGCAACTG GTCTCAGTGTAAGGCCTCTTTCGAGCATTTGGTCACCGCCGAAGCCCATTGAGTTCCACGTCGATCGACCATTCCTGTCGATCGTTAAATACGACAATGTGATTTTGTTCTTAATGAATATCGTATCTATATCGTAA
- the LOC117156609 gene encoding antichymotrypsin-2-like isoform X4 produces the protein MRILIRSIWLVALALITMSKAEKNVEALRSVVEGANQFSSSFFQTVVQDNPGNLITSPLSAGIVLAMAAYGARGNTEAQFRNVLHLPTSQSLATSGYQSLIDNLNNVKDNKLAVANKAFLAASLNLKPSYKDLTEVYFRSASQLVNFAQNKEAANIINSWVEQNTNNLIKELISADMLNDLTKLVLVNAVYFKGQWKDKFDPKLTSDMAFHTSKVEVKNVPTMYRKGNYRYGVLPDLDAKFVVIPYKGDELSMIIILPNEIDGLSDVEKKLQNTSLTNILSQGYEQEIELWLPKFKVESKLQLNDVLKKMGLTDAFTARANFSGIADETLYVSDVIQKAYIEVNEEGSEAAAATEMEIALFLSPSLEEFRVNGPFFYAITSRDDNVVLFKGRVIDCETTA, from the exons TAATAAGAAGTATCTGGTTGGTGGCTCTTGCTCTAATAACAATGTCAAAGGCAGAGAAAAATGTTGAAGCACTGCGTTCCGTTGTGGAAGGTGCAAATCAATTTAGTTCTTCATTTTTCCAG ACTGTGGTACAAGATAATCCTGGCAACCTTATTACGTCTCCTCTAAGTGCAGGTATTGTTCTTGCTATGGCTGCTTATGGAGCTCGTGGAAACACAGAAGCCCAGTTTAGAAATGTACTTCATCTACCAACATCACAGAGTCTTGCCACATCTGGTTATCAGTCACTTATTGATAATCTCAAT AATGTGAAAGACAATAAATTGGCTGTTGCAAATAAAGCCTTCTTAGCAGCAAGTTTAAATTTGAAACCAAGTTATAAAGATTTAACTGAAGTTTACTTCCGCTCTGCTTCTCAATTGGTAAACTTTGCTCAAAATAAGGAAGCtgcaaatattattaatagttGGGTTgaacaaaatacaaataatctcATTAAAGAGCTTATAAGTGCTG ATATGCTAAATGACTTGACTAAATTAGTACTTGTCAATGCAGTATATTTTAAAGGCCAATGGAAAGATAAGTTCGACCCTAAGTTGACTAGCGATATGGCATTTCATACTAGTAAAGTTGAAGTAAAAAATGTTCCCACAATGTATAGGAAAGGTAATTATAGATATGGAGTGCTTCCAGATTTAGATGCTAAATTTgttgtaataccatataag GGTGACGAATTGAGTATGATCATAATTCTTCCGAATGAAATTGATGGTTTGTCTGATGTTgagaaaaaattacaaaatacaagtTTAACGAACATTCTAAGTCAAGGGTATGAGCAGGAAATAGAATTATGGTTACCAAAGTTCAAGGTGGAAAGTAAGCTTCAACTTAATGATGTCTTAaaaaag ATGGGATTGACTGATGCATTTACTGCTCGTGCTAATTTTTCTGGGATTGCTGATGAAACTTTGTATGTCAGTGATGTTATACAAAAGGCATACATTGAAGTAAATGAAGAAGGAAGCGAAGCTGCTGCTGCAACTG AAATGGAGATTGCGCTCTTCTTGTCTCCTTCCCTAGAAGAGTTTCGAGTAAATGGACCATTCTTTTATGCAATTACATCACGGGATGACAACGTAGTTCTCTTCAAAGGCCGCGTTATTGACTGCGAGACAACTGCGTGA